DNA from Campylobacter concisus:
TTTAGATGCACTATCTTTGCAAATTCATTGCCCCATGGCGAGGTTTCGCTAAATTTTGTCGGTCCAAAAAGAGCGATTGTTGGCACATGAAATGCGGCAGCTATGTGCATAGGGCCGCTATCGTTTGTGACGAAAATGCCATTTTTGCTAAGCCCAGCTATGCGCTCACAAAGCTCTTTAACGCTTGTTTTGCCAGCTAAATTCTGGCAAGTTGCGCCGTTTTCTTTTAAAATTTGCTCAATTTTTTCGCAAATTTCTTGCTCGCCTTTGCCACCAAAGATGACTATCTCAAACTCATTTTTGAAATTTAGCGCCACCTGCGCAAAATACTCTGGATACCATCTTTTCGCACTTCCGTAGCTCGCACCTGGATTTAGAGCTAGTGTTTTTTTGGCTGAAATTTGAGGTGTAAAATGTAACTTTAGCTGAGTGGAAATTTCGCCCAAGCCAAGGGCATTTTTTACAAAATTTGCATATTTTAGCACCTGATGAAGGACGGTTTTACTCTTTTTAAATATGGCTTTTTTCTTAGCATTTATAAAAAATAGCAAAAATTTACTAGCAAATGAGCTCCTAAAGCTAAGCGCTAGATCAAATTTACCAAGATTTTTTGCACTTTTTGTAAGAGATAAAAACCTAAATTTAGCTTTTTTACTCTCATCAACAACCACTTTTTCGCAGTTTGGTTGGTTTTTGTAAAGCTCGCAGGCTACGAATGAGCCAAAAAAAACGATTTGTAAATTTTTCTCATTTTGCACTAAATTTTCTATCGCAGCGCTTGCCATTACGCTATCGCCAAGCCAGGTTGGAAGCTCGATAAAAACTCTCATTTTAAGGCGTCTTTTATCACTTCAAGCGTAAGAGTGGCGTTTTTTTCGATACTAAAATTTAGCGAAAGCTCGTAAGCCTTCTCTTGCAGGCTCGCCATAAGCTCGTGCTTTGTGAGAATTTCATCTATAAACTCCAGCGCGCTCTCATCATTTGGACTTTGAAGTACAAATTTATCTTCTAATATCTCGCCAGCGCCATTTTGAGCCGTCGTAAAGACCACGTTTTTAAAGCTAAGTGCCTCTAGCACGACATTTGAAAATGGTTCATAGTGCGTTGGAAAGATGAAAATATCGCTCGCTTCATAAAATTTCGCCGTGCTCTTTTGCTCGCCGACAAAGTAGGCGTTTAGCCCAAGTTTTTTAGCTAGGCGTTTGTAGCTTGAGATGTTTTTGTCTTTGCCGACAATGAGCGTATTTACGGGCGTTTTTAGCTTTGAAGCAAGGAGTAAAAACTCTTTTAACCCCTTTCTTTTAAAGCCATTTCCCACAAAAAGCAGGGTCGCTAGCTCAAATTTAAGTCCGAATTCCTCGCAAAGTGTTAGCTTTGCCTCAGCTTTTTGCACCCTTTGGGGTAAATTTACGCCGTTATAAATGGTCGTGATCTTCTCTGGTTCTATGCCGTAAGTCGCGATGATCTGCTCTTTGATGAAATTTGAGTTTGTTATGATCTTTTGGGAGTTTTTGAAGCATTTTTTCTCTAAGTATGGATAGACGAAATTTAGGGGGTTTAGCCACCAAAAGCTCTTTGTCGCCCTATAAACCTTATGCACACCGTCTCCAGCCCTGTAGATGTCAGCGCAGCTTACGCGCTCCAAGCTAAAGTAAAACTCGTCCTCTCTTTTTTGGCGTTTTACTTGGCGGTTAAAATTTAGAGCTTTTTTCCAAGAAGAGATGCTAGCATCTCCAAGATATGAGCGAATTTCTGTTTGGATACCAAGCTCATTTAGGGCCTTAACAAGCCTTCTTAAGTATCTTTCAGCACCTCCAACTGCGTTTGGATTAGTTCTTAAAAATACTATTTTTTTCATCTATAACTCCGCCAAAGACATTTTTAAATAATATTAAATTGTTTAATAATACAAAAAAATGCCTTAACCTAAAAATTGGCTTGTTTTAAAATAATCTTAGATATAATTTACTATTTAAAAGAAGGAATGTTTTGAAAATTTTACTTATAAGAAATGACAACATAGGTGATCTAATTTGCACTACACCAGCTATTGAGGCATTACGCAAAGAATATACTAGCGCCCAGATAGATATCGTCGTCAATAGCCTAAATGCCTGCGTTGTTAAAAATAACCCTTTTTTAAATAAAATATACACATATACAAAACCAAAACATGTAAAATCAGTTACCGCAAAGATCAAAGCTTTTTTTGGAAAGTGTAAAATTTTGTTTCAAATTTGGCGTGAAAATTATGACGTTGTGGTTCTTTTTAGAAGTTCTTATTCGCCATCGGCTGCTATTTTTGCAAGAGTGGCTCATGCCAAAAAGGTAATAGGAGCAGTCAAACAAAACGAGGATAGGGGTCTTATAACAGATAGATTAAATTTTGATGAGACGCCACATGAAGTTATACTTTGTCTTCAGTGTTTGATACCACTTGGGGTAAATTTTAAAGATGAAAAAACACTTTACGTACCAAGTGAAAAAAATGAAAAATTTAGGGACTTTATCTTTTTTCATATCTCATCACGAGTAGAGCAAAATCGCTTAAGTGAAGGTAAAATCTTAGAAATTTTAGAATTTCTAAAGCAACGATTTAAAAATATTGTCATTAGTGCAGAAGAAGCTAACTTTGGCAATGACATAGCACATAAGGCAGATGTTGTTTTTGCTAGAACAAAGAGTTTAGATGAGCTAGCGAGTTATATCTGGGCAGCCAAATTTGTTCTTACTCTTGATGGAGGTGTAGCGCATTTAGCCCCAGCTCTTGGTGTAAAGACGATCGTTTTATTTGGAAAAACAAATCCTTTAAGATGGGCGCCAACTTACGGCAGTGGTGAGTGCATAGTCTTACAAAGCCCAAACAAAATAGTAGAGGAAATCAAAAATGATGAAATTTATGAAAAAATATTACACTTTGCTTGAAAATTTAAAATATATATTTTTTACTATTTATATATTTTCTTTGCCAGTGGCAAAAGTAGCTTCTATACAGTCTATATCTATGTCATTATTTACTCTTTTAGTCGTTGCAACAGAGTATAAAAAATGGAGCTTGAAAGATTTACTAAAAATAAAAGCCCCACTAGCTCTACTTTTTATAATAGCTTTATTAGCGTATATATCACTTTTTTTTACCATAGATATAAATGAAACGTTAAAAGAGGTTAATAAGGGTGTTATAAAAAATGTCGCATTTATGATCGTTTTGTTCTATTATTTTATGAATTTAGGATATGACAAAATTAAAATTTATATTTATATATTTTTCTCTTCACTTTTACTACATTCTGTCATAAATATAATAACGTGGGCTAATGTTGGTTTTGACTTTAGTTATAGAACTGGTGGGTTATTAGATGGATATATTTATAATGGTGGTGGTGAGAGGTTTGGAATTTGGGCGATGTATGCCCTTGGATGTGCGATCTCTCTTTTTATTTTTAGTAAAAATAAAATTCTAGCAGCTGCATTTTTAGCGATTTCATTACTTAGTATAATTTCAAACAACACACGAGCTACATATATTGGCGTTGCATTTGTGCTAGTATCTATCTTTTTTATTTTTATA
Protein-coding regions in this window:
- a CDS encoding glycosyltransferase family 4 protein, giving the protein MKKIVFLRTNPNAVGGAERYLRRLVKALNELGIQTEIRSYLGDASISSWKKALNFNRQVKRQKREDEFYFSLERVSCADIYRAGDGVHKVYRATKSFWWLNPLNFVYPYLEKKCFKNSQKIITNSNFIKEQIIATYGIEPEKITTIYNGVNLPQRVQKAEAKLTLCEEFGLKFELATLLFVGNGFKRKGLKEFLLLASKLKTPVNTLIVGKDKNISSYKRLAKKLGLNAYFVGEQKSTAKFYEASDIFIFPTHYEPFSNVVLEALSFKNVVFTTAQNGAGEILEDKFVLQSPNDESALEFIDEILTKHELMASLQEKAYELSLNFSIEKNATLTLEVIKDALK
- a CDS encoding O-antigen ligase family protein; its protein translation is MMKFMKKYYTLLENLKYIFFTIYIFSLPVAKVASIQSISMSLFTLLVVATEYKKWSLKDLLKIKAPLALLFIIALLAYISLFFTIDINETLKEVNKGVIKNVAFMIVLFYYFMNLGYDKIKIYIYIFFSSLLLHSVINIITWANVGFDFSYRTGGLLDGYIYNGGGERFGIWAMYALGCAISLFIFSKNKILAAAFLAISLLSIISNNTRATYIGVAFVLVSIFFIFIRSNKFRLFSCVAAVIFVFGFYQISHHISPDRYNLTLIPKYIELMKKTPKEMGAYSEMGLTESVPSRISSWKSVIIYRLHEPFVPTGYGRFLYGKTIRKLNSEQDIPFSNYSQLHNEFLGIFFSLGIFGFLAFIGIWISYLKTSVQVGKNNDALIQAFGYTIFFGALGFIASLIFGSFFGSSEAKLFYLTLGMALGIYCKRGPENNDKHT
- the waaF gene encoding lipopolysaccharide heptosyltransferase II, giving the protein MRVFIELPTWLGDSVMASAAIENLVQNEKNLQIVFFGSFVACELYKNQPNCEKVVVDESKKAKFRFLSLTKSAKNLGKFDLALSFRSSFASKFLLFFINAKKKAIFKKSKTVLHQVLKYANFVKNALGLGEISTQLKLHFTPQISAKKTLALNPGASYGSAKRWYPEYFAQVALNFKNEFEIVIFGGKGEQEICEKIEQILKENGATCQNLAGKTSVKELCERIAGLSKNGIFVTNDSGPMHIAAAFHVPTIALFGPTKFSETSPWGNEFAKIVHLNLACMPCMKRVCPLKTHACMRELKPQMVIDEINLLRKESGI
- a CDS encoding glycosyltransferase family 9 protein translates to MKILLIRNDNIGDLICTTPAIEALRKEYTSAQIDIVVNSLNACVVKNNPFLNKIYTYTKPKHVKSVTAKIKAFFGKCKILFQIWRENYDVVVLFRSSYSPSAAIFARVAHAKKVIGAVKQNEDRGLITDRLNFDETPHEVILCLQCLIPLGVNFKDEKTLYVPSEKNEKFRDFIFFHISSRVEQNRLSEGKILEILEFLKQRFKNIVISAEEANFGNDIAHKADVVFARTKSLDELASYIWAAKFVLTLDGGVAHLAPALGVKTIVLFGKTNPLRWAPTYGSGECIVLQSPNKIVEEIKNDEIYEKILHFA